In Achromobacter xylosoxidans A8, a single window of DNA contains:
- a CDS encoding hydroxymethylglutaryl-CoA lyase translates to MSLPDRVEIVEVGLRDGLQIESEFVPTDTKIQILNALIDAGVRHFEATSFVSPRAVPQMRDAQEVLQGVRKRPGVVLGALAPNRKGVERALQSQADEIVVFLSATESHNTKNLNRPVEQSLRDIEDIAQLLKGHPIKRKGAIAVAFGCPFDGDVDLGRIRTIFDHFVRQGFDAVTLGDTTGMATPKLVRSTVEALRADHPDVKISLHFHNTRGIGLVNVVEGLRAGITSYESSLAGLGGCPFAPGATGNICTEDLVYLLDEMGVDSGIDLGALIKVAQRLEGIVGRGLPGQLMKAGPRLRLHDYNVAAGAIG, encoded by the coding sequence GTGAGCCTTCCAGACCGAGTCGAAATCGTGGAAGTCGGCCTGCGCGACGGACTGCAGATCGAGTCCGAATTCGTGCCCACCGACACCAAAATCCAGATCCTGAACGCGTTGATAGATGCAGGCGTGCGGCACTTCGAAGCCACGTCCTTCGTCTCGCCGCGCGCCGTGCCGCAGATGCGCGACGCCCAGGAAGTGCTGCAGGGCGTGCGCAAGCGCCCCGGCGTGGTGCTGGGCGCGCTGGCACCCAACCGCAAGGGCGTCGAACGCGCGCTGCAATCGCAGGCCGACGAGATCGTCGTGTTCCTGTCCGCCACCGAAAGCCACAACACCAAGAACCTGAACCGTCCCGTCGAACAGTCGCTGCGCGACATCGAGGACATCGCGCAACTGCTGAAGGGCCATCCGATCAAGCGCAAGGGCGCGATCGCCGTCGCCTTCGGTTGCCCCTTCGACGGCGACGTCGACCTGGGCCGCATCCGGACCATCTTCGACCATTTCGTCCGGCAGGGCTTCGACGCCGTGACGCTGGGAGACACCACCGGCATGGCCACGCCCAAACTGGTGCGCAGCACGGTGGAAGCGCTGCGCGCCGATCATCCCGACGTCAAGATCTCGCTGCACTTCCACAACACGCGCGGCATCGGTCTGGTGAATGTGGTGGAAGGCCTGCGCGCCGGCATCACCTCTTACGAATCCTCGCTGGCGGGGCTGGGCGGCTGTCCGTTCGCACCCGGCGCCACCGGCAACATCTGCACCGAAGACCTGGTCTACCTGCTCGACGAGATGGGTGTGGACAGCGGCATCGACCTGGGCGCGCTGATCAAGGTGGCCCAGCGGCTGGAAGGCATCGTCGGCCGCGGCCTGCCCGGCCAGCTGATGAAGGCGGGGCCGCGCCTGCGTCTGCACGACTACAACGTCGCCGCCGGCGCGATCGGTTAA
- a CDS encoding SMP-30/gluconolactonase/LRE family protein, whose protein sequence is MDRESNRDALLGLSAVRETGVNLNRPECVLSTAAGDLYVSDKAGGIRHILPNGNARLIGAQPGLIPNGFALLRDGSFAVANLADDGGVWRVQRDGAAAPHIMEIDGVGLPSVNFVWLDDRERLWICVSTVRRGDHQFRRDIADGFIALHDENGTRIVAQDVHWTNECRTDPAGTHLYVNETFGRRLLRFRIGANGDLSERTVITEFGKGTYPDGMAVDEEGHIWVVSVVSNRVIRVSPKGEQQLVLEDGDAAHIDRLEAEYLANRLSRPMVYDNHSKRLQNITSLAFGGPDRKTAYMGCINGSSLAVFDSLVAGIKPVHWNW, encoded by the coding sequence ATGGACAGAGAATCGAATCGCGACGCGCTGCTCGGCCTCTCGGCCGTGCGCGAGACCGGCGTCAACCTGAACCGCCCCGAATGCGTGCTGAGCACCGCGGCGGGCGATCTCTACGTGTCGGACAAGGCCGGTGGCATACGCCACATCCTGCCCAACGGCAACGCCCGCCTGATCGGCGCCCAGCCTGGCCTGATCCCCAACGGCTTCGCGCTGCTGCGCGACGGCTCGTTCGCCGTGGCGAACCTGGCCGACGACGGCGGCGTCTGGCGCGTGCAGCGCGACGGCGCCGCCGCGCCTCACATCATGGAGATCGACGGCGTGGGCCTGCCCAGCGTCAACTTCGTCTGGCTGGACGACCGTGAACGTCTGTGGATCTGCGTCAGCACCGTGCGCCGCGGCGACCACCAGTTCCGCCGCGACATCGCCGACGGCTTCATCGCCCTGCATGATGAAAATGGCACGCGCATCGTCGCGCAGGACGTGCATTGGACCAACGAATGCCGTACCGATCCCGCGGGCACGCACCTGTACGTCAACGAAACCTTCGGCCGGCGCCTGCTGCGCTTTCGCATCGGCGCCAACGGCGACCTCAGCGAACGCACGGTCATCACGGAGTTCGGCAAGGGCACCTATCCCGACGGCATGGCGGTCGATGAAGAAGGCCACATCTGGGTGGTCAGCGTGGTCTCCAACCGGGTGATACGAGTCAGCCCCAAAGGGGAGCAGCAGCTCGTGCTGGAAGACGGCGACGCCGCGCACATCGATCGGCTGGAGGCCGAGTACCTGGCCAACCGCCTGAGCCGCCCCATGGTCTACGACAACCACAGCAAGCGGCTGCAGAACATCACCAGCCTGGCGTTCGGCGGCCCCGACCGCAAGACCGCATACATGGGCTGCATCAATGGTTCAAGCCTGGCGGTGTTCGATTCGCTGGTAGCGGGCATCAAGCCCGTGCACTGGAACTGGTAG
- a CDS encoding TRAP transporter substrate-binding protein, protein MNKKHSSFLVRASASLLALSVTLAGVFAPMDEAQAREMKIATIAASNSPWDHAMRAFAEEAAKQSQNDLQVHIYTDGQLGDISKILSSMQLGTLDMGYFGLGSVVFLRGAQPLNILYAPYLFKSGEQAERIINSDEFAQIFDDVAKKSGVRVFAAFGIRSPRALQTVSRPINKPEDVKGLKLRVPSIPILKTTFEKLGAQVVPLGMTEIYTALGRGMIDGQDNGFDLSIPLRFHEEAKYWAATDHAYELTGWFISERVWQSLDAKQRQALTEAAKAGGKVATKLDQELDDNAVKILKQAGVTYTQPDKAAFKAALATVYQQYEGKDWPAGMVERIQKMQE, encoded by the coding sequence ATGAACAAAAAACACTCGTCGTTCCTGGTCCGCGCCTCGGCATCCCTGCTGGCGCTGTCGGTAACCCTCGCCGGGGTGTTCGCGCCCATGGACGAGGCGCAGGCGCGGGAAATGAAGATCGCGACCATCGCCGCGTCCAACAGCCCCTGGGACCACGCCATGCGCGCCTTCGCCGAGGAAGCCGCCAAGCAATCCCAGAACGACCTGCAAGTGCACATCTACACAGATGGGCAATTGGGCGACATCAGCAAGATCCTGTCTTCCATGCAATTAGGCACCCTGGACATGGGCTACTTCGGCCTGGGCTCCGTCGTGTTCCTGCGCGGCGCCCAGCCGCTGAACATCCTGTACGCGCCTTATCTGTTCAAGAGCGGCGAACAGGCCGAGCGCATCATCAACAGCGACGAGTTCGCCCAGATCTTCGACGACGTGGCCAAGAAATCCGGGGTCCGGGTATTCGCGGCCTTCGGCATACGCTCGCCGCGCGCGCTGCAAACCGTGTCGCGCCCGATCAACAAGCCCGAGGACGTCAAGGGCCTCAAGCTGCGCGTTCCGTCCATTCCCATCCTGAAAACCACCTTCGAGAAGCTCGGCGCGCAGGTCGTGCCGCTGGGCATGACCGAGATCTACACCGCGCTGGGCCGCGGCATGATAGACGGCCAGGACAATGGCTTCGACCTGTCGATTCCGCTGCGCTTCCATGAAGAAGCCAAGTATTGGGCGGCCACGGATCACGCCTACGAGTTGACCGGCTGGTTCATTTCCGAGCGCGTCTGGCAAAGCCTGGACGCCAAGCAGCGCCAGGCGCTGACCGAGGCAGCCAAGGCCGGCGGCAAGGTCGCCACCAAGCTCGACCAGGAACTGGACGACAACGCGGTCAAGATCCTGAAGCAAGCCGGCGTCACGTACACGCAGCCCGACAAGGCCGCGTTCAAGGCGGCCCTGGCCACCGTCTATCAGCAGTACGAAGGCAAGGATTGGCCGGCCGGTATGGTCGAGCGCATCCAGAAGATGCAGGAGTAG
- a CDS encoding TRAP transporter small permease, with product MTAPMPATTVRPAVHATSGWRGLVLRADRTVCWIGRLAVALTLAMILVFCFAQVLDRYLLKTQFDAWDQVARIGMLWCAFVGAAMALRERRNVVIDIIDRHLPERLRRARDRLFDVLLLALAATLFYKGLDVVAVGNFQDIVGTPFTYAVSYASLTVGMVFFMLFLALRLLIPNAPPPHDAFAHDELDASGTHP from the coding sequence ATGACCGCGCCCATGCCCGCGACGACGGTACGCCCGGCGGTTCACGCCACATCCGGCTGGCGCGGCCTGGTCCTGCGAGCCGACCGCACCGTGTGCTGGATCGGCCGGCTCGCTGTCGCCCTCACCCTGGCCATGATCCTGGTGTTCTGCTTCGCCCAGGTACTGGACCGGTATCTGCTGAAAACGCAGTTCGACGCCTGGGACCAGGTCGCCCGCATAGGCATGCTGTGGTGTGCGTTCGTCGGCGCCGCCATGGCCCTGCGCGAACGCCGCAACGTGGTGATAGACATCATCGACCGCCATTTGCCGGAACGCTTGCGGCGCGCGCGCGACCGCCTGTTCGATGTCCTGCTGCTGGCACTGGCAGCGACCCTGTTCTACAAGGGCCTGGACGTGGTCGCCGTGGGGAACTTCCAGGACATCGTGGGGACGCCGTTCACCTACGCGGTCAGCTACGCCTCGCTGACCGTGGGCATGGTGTTCTTCATGCTGTTCCTCGCCTTGCGCCTGCTGATCCCCAACGCTCCCCCGCCGCATGACGCCTTCGCGCACGACGAGCTCGACGCTTCGGGAACGCATCCATGA
- a CDS encoding TRAP transporter large permease — MILFSVVLFVVLILVGLDIGFAMITAALIGMLFKGGGGVDIAQAPLSMLGGIDETALVAIPLFILAGELMNRGGVTLRLINWSMAMVGHMRGSLSQVSLTTNLVMAGISGSAVADASAIGTAMIPSMKREGYRRGYPEAVIACGAMLGPILPPSIPMIVYAVLANLSIIRLFLAGIIPGFMLLAGYMAICAWQARRHGYKSRPRASWPERAKVTRASIWALMMPVLIIAGIRFGLLTDTEAAAFVAMYALLVGLAVYRELKPGELGSAFYSAGRTMAVVLFLLAAAGPFSWLISESRVAATIAQGILGISDQPWVVLLTVNVFLILVGKILEPLPAMIITLPALLPIGVQLGMDPIQYAMILILNLMTGMLTPPVGILLFVTSAVGRTPIGPIVREIIPFFIWSLIVLALICAFPPLTLWLPGLGG; from the coding sequence ATGATCCTCTTCTCCGTCGTGCTTTTCGTTGTGCTCATCCTGGTGGGGCTGGACATAGGCTTCGCCATGATCACCGCGGCCCTGATCGGCATGCTGTTCAAGGGCGGCGGCGGGGTCGATATCGCGCAGGCTCCGCTCTCGATGCTGGGCGGCATAGACGAGACCGCGCTGGTCGCGATTCCGCTGTTCATCCTGGCGGGCGAACTCATGAACCGCGGCGGCGTCACGCTGCGGCTCATCAACTGGTCCATGGCCATGGTCGGACACATGCGCGGCAGCCTGTCGCAAGTGTCCCTGACCACCAACCTGGTCATGGCCGGCATCAGCGGTTCCGCCGTGGCGGATGCAAGCGCCATCGGCACCGCGATGATCCCCTCGATGAAGCGGGAGGGCTACCGGCGCGGCTATCCCGAGGCCGTCATCGCCTGCGGCGCCATGCTGGGCCCCATCCTGCCGCCGTCGATCCCGATGATCGTGTACGCGGTGCTGGCCAACCTCTCCATCATCCGCCTGTTCCTGGCCGGCATCATTCCCGGCTTCATGCTGCTGGCAGGCTACATGGCGATTTGCGCCTGGCAGGCGCGGCGGCACGGCTACAAATCGCGTCCACGGGCCAGTTGGCCCGAACGGGCCAAGGTCACGCGCGCCTCCATCTGGGCGCTGATGATGCCGGTCCTGATCATCGCCGGCATACGCTTCGGCCTCCTGACCGACACCGAGGCGGCCGCGTTCGTTGCCATGTACGCCCTGCTCGTAGGCCTGGCCGTGTACCGGGAACTGAAGCCGGGCGAACTGGGGTCGGCGTTCTACTCGGCCGGACGCACCATGGCGGTGGTCCTGTTCCTGCTGGCAGCCGCCGGGCCGTTCAGCTGGCTGATCAGCGAGTCGCGCGTGGCGGCCACCATCGCCCAGGGCATACTGGGCATTTCCGACCAGCCCTGGGTCGTGCTGTTGACGGTGAACGTGTTCCTGATCCTGGTGGGCAAGATCCTGGAGCCGCTGCCGGCGATGATCATCACCTTGCCGGCGCTGCTGCCTATCGGAGTCCAGCTGGGCATGGACCCCATCCAGTACGCCATGATCCTGATCCTGAACCTGATGACGGGCATGCTGACCCCGCCTGTCGGCATCCTGCTGTTCGTCACATCCGCCGTGGGCCGCACTCCAATAGGCCCCATCGTGCGCGAGATCATTCCCTTCTTCATCTGGTCGCTGATCGTGCTTGCGCTGATCTGCGCCTTTCCTCCACTGACCTTATGGCTGCCAGGACTGGGCGGCTGA
- a CDS encoding CaiB/BaiF CoA transferase family protein: MPLTGIRVLDLTRIISGPYCTSILADMGAEVIKIEAPGEGDPIRRQGVVKDGLSWYFANYNRNKRSVTLDLYSAEGKDILRQLIPHCDVVVENYRPGIMDKMGFGDEALKALRPDIIHCSINGFGTSGPYRDRPAFDFIAQAMSGFMSLNGGEDDPPMRAGPPISDLVAGLNGALGVVAALLRRERTGRGDSISVSLLSSMIGLLSFQASNYFASGELPPRTGNDHGIVAPYGLFETADGQVAIAPSNDAMYEKLLDALELPELRAHPDFRANADRMLNRASIKSAIEARTRQRDSHYWIERLNQYGVPCGQVLNLQEVFDDPQVADQQMAIDVPHPDGQQVRMLGFPIKFAEAPCQARSAAPALGADTDAVLEELGLSRDRIRELRETGAV; encoded by the coding sequence ATGCCACTTACCGGAATCCGCGTCCTGGACCTGACCCGCATCATCTCGGGACCGTACTGCACCTCCATCCTCGCCGACATGGGCGCAGAAGTGATCAAGATCGAAGCCCCCGGCGAGGGCGACCCGATCCGCCGCCAGGGGGTGGTCAAGGACGGCCTGAGCTGGTACTTCGCCAACTACAACCGCAATAAACGCTCGGTGACGCTGGACCTGTACAGCGCGGAAGGCAAGGACATCCTGCGCCAGCTGATACCGCATTGCGACGTCGTGGTCGAGAACTACCGACCCGGCATCATGGACAAGATGGGCTTCGGCGACGAGGCCCTGAAAGCCCTGCGGCCGGACATCATCCATTGCAGCATCAACGGCTTCGGCACCTCCGGTCCCTATCGCGACCGGCCCGCGTTCGACTTCATCGCTCAAGCCATGAGCGGCTTCATGAGCCTGAACGGCGGCGAGGACGATCCGCCCATGCGCGCCGGCCCGCCCATCAGCGATCTGGTCGCCGGCCTGAACGGCGCGCTGGGCGTGGTCGCCGCGCTGTTGCGCCGCGAACGCACCGGCCGCGGCGACTCCATCAGCGTCAGCCTGCTGTCCAGCATGATAGGACTGCTCAGCTTCCAGGCGTCGAACTACTTCGCCAGCGGCGAGCTGCCCCCGCGCACCGGCAATGACCACGGCATCGTCGCGCCCTACGGGCTGTTCGAGACCGCCGACGGCCAGGTCGCGATCGCTCCGTCCAACGACGCCATGTACGAGAAACTGCTGGACGCGCTGGAACTGCCCGAACTGCGCGCGCATCCGGATTTCCGGGCCAACGCCGACCGCATGCTGAACCGCGCCTCCATCAAGAGCGCCATCGAAGCTCGCACCCGCCAGAGGGACAGCCACTATTGGATCGAACGTCTGAACCAGTATGGCGTGCCTTGCGGGCAAGTGTTGAACCTGCAGGAAGTCTTCGACGATCCGCAGGTGGCGGACCAGCAAATGGCGATCGACGTCCCGCATCCCGACGGCCAGCAAGTGCGTATGCTGGGCTTTCCCATCAAATTCGCCGAGGCCCCCTGCCAGGCCCGCAGCGCCGCGCCCGCGCTGGGCGCGGACACCGACGCGGTCCTGGAGGAACTGGGCCTGTCCCGCGACCGGATCCGGGAACTACGCGAGACAGGAGCCGTCTAG
- a CDS encoding Bug family tripartite tricarboxylate transporter substrate binding protein, with protein sequence MLRALMLSACALAACAPAAAQQYPNQPIRVIVPFTPGGGTDFLSRTVAAKLSDSVKWNVVAENRPGAGGTIGITTAARAKPDGYEIVMGQVDNLAVAPSLYAKLAYDPVKDFEPIGIVGEAPLVVVAGKNGPYKSLKDLIAAAKKAPGTINYGSPGAGTITHLAAELLQLQAGIKLVHVPYKGSGPAMADLLGGQVPVIFTSIPSAAPQIKAGSAIPLAVTSLKRSPAMPDVPTIAESGYPDFDVRVWYGLLAPANTPKPIIQTLNTELNKILALKDVQDALAAQGATAMPTTPAQFSQTIAADYKKWRGVIQSANVKLE encoded by the coding sequence ATGCTACGTGCCCTTATGCTCTCGGCCTGCGCGCTCGCCGCCTGCGCCCCCGCCGCTGCACAGCAGTACCCGAACCAGCCCATACGGGTCATCGTGCCGTTCACCCCTGGCGGCGGCACCGACTTCCTGTCGCGCACCGTCGCCGCCAAGCTGTCCGACTCGGTCAAATGGAACGTCGTCGCCGAGAACCGTCCCGGCGCCGGCGGCACCATAGGCATCACCACCGCCGCGCGCGCCAAGCCGGACGGCTACGAGATCGTCATGGGCCAGGTCGACAACCTGGCCGTGGCCCCCTCGCTCTACGCCAAGCTGGCCTATGACCCGGTCAAGGACTTCGAGCCCATCGGCATCGTCGGCGAAGCCCCGCTGGTGGTCGTGGCCGGCAAGAACGGTCCGTACAAATCCCTCAAGGACCTGATCGCTGCCGCCAAGAAGGCGCCGGGAACGATCAACTACGGCTCGCCGGGAGCAGGCACCATCACCCACCTGGCCGCCGAACTGCTGCAGCTCCAGGCAGGCATCAAGCTCGTCCACGTGCCCTACAAGGGATCGGGGCCGGCCATGGCCGACCTGCTCGGCGGCCAGGTGCCCGTCATCTTCACGTCCATCCCCTCGGCCGCGCCGCAGATCAAGGCCGGCAGCGCCATTCCGCTGGCGGTGACCTCGCTCAAGCGCAGCCCGGCGATGCCCGACGTACCCACCATCGCTGAATCCGGCTATCCCGATTTCGACGTGCGCGTCTGGTACGGACTGCTGGCCCCCGCGAACACGCCCAAGCCCATCATCCAGACGCTGAACACGGAGCTCAACAAGATCCTCGCGCTGAAGGATGTGCAGGACGCGCTGGCGGCGCAAGGCGCAACTGCCATGCCCACCACACCCGCGCAGTTCTCGCAGACCATCGCGGCAGACTACAAGAAGTGGCGCGGCGTCATTCAGTCCGCCAATGTGAAGCTTGAATAA
- a CDS encoding M15 family metallopeptidase — MSAFQLSLRSVDRLVGVHPDLVAIVKLAIQRTLTDFIVIEGVRTIARQRENVAKGASLTMASYHLPQADGWSHAVDLAPLIDGAIPWSNWQAFVDLAVVVKACAAELAVPVEWGGDWKTLKDGPHFQIPRDWKGSA, encoded by the coding sequence GTGAGCGCGTTTCAGCTATCACTACGCAGCGTGGATCGCCTCGTCGGTGTGCATCCCGACCTGGTCGCGATTGTCAAACTGGCGATTCAACGAACGCTGACCGATTTCATCGTGATCGAGGGAGTCCGAACCATAGCGCGGCAACGCGAGAATGTGGCCAAGGGCGCCAGCCTGACGATGGCCAGCTACCACTTGCCGCAGGCGGATGGCTGGAGCCATGCCGTGGACCTTGCCCCTCTGATTGATGGGGCGATTCCCTGGAGCAACTGGCAGGCCTTTGTCGATCTGGCCGTTGTGGTCAAAGCATGCGCAGCGGAACTCGCGGTTCCCGTGGAATGGGGTGGCGACTGGAAGACGCTCAAGGACGGACCGCATTTCCAGATTCCGCGCGATTGGAAAGGGAGCGCGTGA
- a CDS encoding DUF2612 domain-containing protein has translation MSVAPKPGLVARTLISQYANSPTLVQLINDMDDYINPDADFDSFHDFVWNVETAQGFGLDIWGRIVDVGRMLTIPGDVTYLGYDEALNWQPFDQAPFYTGEQATQTYRLADDAYRTLILVKALANISDCTSPSLNRLLSKLFAGRGRCYVSDTGKMEFRYVFEFALAPHEIAILTQSGAIPKPAAVLANILQVDLSTTFGFHEALMQPFGSGVFFTSSGLINAS, from the coding sequence ATGAGCGTCGCGCCGAAGCCGGGGCTGGTGGCCCGCACCCTCATCAGCCAGTACGCCAACAGTCCCACGCTGGTCCAGTTGATCAACGACATGGACGACTACATCAACCCGGACGCCGATTTCGACTCCTTCCATGACTTCGTCTGGAACGTCGAGACCGCGCAGGGCTTCGGGCTGGACATCTGGGGCAGGATCGTCGATGTCGGCCGGATGCTGACCATCCCGGGCGACGTCACCTACCTGGGGTATGACGAGGCGCTGAACTGGCAGCCCTTCGACCAGGCGCCGTTTTACACGGGCGAGCAGGCGACGCAGACGTATCGGCTGGCCGACGATGCGTATCGCACGCTGATCCTGGTCAAGGCGCTGGCCAATATTTCGGATTGCACTTCGCCCAGTTTGAACCGGCTGCTGTCGAAACTGTTTGCGGGGCGCGGGCGTTGCTACGTATCGGACACCGGAAAGATGGAGTTCCGCTATGTGTTCGAGTTTGCGCTGGCACCCCATGAGATCGCCATCCTGACTCAGTCCGGCGCGATACCCAAGCCGGCGGCGGTCCTGGCGAACATTCTGCAGGTCGATCTTTCCACCACGTTCGGATTCCACGAGGCGCTGATGCAGCCGTTCGGCTCGGGCGTATTTTTCACTTCTTCGGGGCTTATCAATGCAAGCTAG
- a CDS encoding baseplate J/gp47 family protein, with translation MPNNSKVPRVQFTPEGLVLPNESDILAGVLSDMDAAFGGGLNPALETPQGQLASSTTAIIGDKNNEFAAYVNQVDPAFAQGRMQDAIGRIYFLDRKPGTPTAVIATCTGLAGVTIPVGARAQAVDGNLYLCTQAGTIPASGRIDLPFACSVDGPVDCAPGALNQIYQAIPGWDSVSNADAATVGSHLESRAEFEERRRQSVALNARGSIPAIYANVANVEGVIDVYVTENDLAVPKTVGGVVLRPHSIWVAVTGGEAADIADAIWRKKSNGSDYNGNTSYTMEDKEGYAYPYPSYVVTWETPAALPVRFAVQLADNPALPSDIVALTKQAIADAFNGGDGGQRARIGSTIYASRFYAPISVLSPAVSILSLLLGAATPSAASLAVPINRRPTVTADDISVTLI, from the coding sequence ATGCCGAACAACTCGAAAGTACCGCGCGTGCAGTTCACGCCGGAAGGGCTGGTGTTGCCCAACGAATCCGACATCCTGGCCGGCGTCCTGTCCGACATGGACGCCGCGTTCGGCGGCGGGCTGAATCCCGCGCTGGAAACGCCCCAGGGCCAGTTGGCCTCCAGCACCACCGCCATCATCGGCGACAAGAACAACGAATTCGCGGCCTACGTGAACCAGGTTGACCCGGCCTTCGCGCAAGGGCGCATGCAGGACGCCATCGGGCGGATCTACTTCCTGGACCGCAAGCCTGGTACGCCTACCGCCGTCATTGCCACGTGCACAGGCCTGGCGGGCGTGACCATCCCAGTGGGCGCCCGCGCCCAGGCGGTGGATGGCAATCTGTACCTGTGCACCCAGGCGGGAACCATCCCTGCCAGCGGGCGCATCGATCTTCCCTTCGCCTGCTCGGTCGATGGACCGGTGGATTGCGCGCCTGGCGCACTGAACCAGATCTATCAGGCCATCCCCGGTTGGGACTCGGTGTCGAACGCAGACGCCGCAACGGTGGGCAGCCATTTGGAAAGCAGGGCCGAGTTCGAGGAGCGCCGGCGGCAGTCGGTGGCGCTGAACGCGCGCGGCTCGATCCCCGCGATCTACGCCAATGTGGCGAACGTGGAGGGCGTCATCGATGTTTATGTGACAGAGAATGATCTCGCCGTGCCGAAGACGGTAGGCGGCGTCGTCCTGCGTCCGCATTCCATCTGGGTGGCGGTGACGGGCGGGGAGGCAGCGGATATTGCCGATGCCATCTGGCGCAAGAAGAGCAACGGTTCCGACTACAACGGCAACACCTCCTACACCATGGAGGACAAGGAGGGCTACGCCTATCCCTACCCGTCGTATGTCGTGACATGGGAAACGCCTGCGGCATTGCCCGTGCGTTTCGCGGTGCAGCTGGCTGACAACCCGGCCCTGCCATCGGACATTGTGGCTTTGACCAAGCAGGCGATCGCGGACGCCTTCAACGGCGGGGATGGCGGGCAGAGAGCGCGTATCGGTTCGACCATTTATGCGAGCCGGTTCTATGCGCCCATTTCGGTGCTGAGCCCGGCGGTCTCCATACTTTCCTTGCTTCTGGGGGCGGCAACGCCGTCGGCCGCCAGCCTGGCCGTTCCGATCAACCGCCGGCCCACGGTGACGGCCGATGATATCTCGGTGACCTTGATATGA
- a CDS encoding Gp138 family membrane-puncturing spike protein, producing MAEQYGYAGLAQAGQGDSEFGALQFLISQALNRVSTATLVKVVSVTNSGGLSPVGFVDVQPLVNQLDGAGNAVPHGVLHRLPYFRLQGGADAVILDPKAGDIGMAAFANRDISLVKTSKAQNNPGSWRSHDMADGLYFGGLLNGTPVQYVQFTAGGINVVSPSKVTVSAPDIELNASAQCALNSPRIVLNGTVRQGGGSLGGTSTWQGDMNTLGTLRNNGKDVGSTHTHSGVQSGPANTGAPN from the coding sequence ATGGCTGAGCAATACGGATACGCAGGTCTGGCGCAAGCCGGCCAGGGCGACAGCGAGTTCGGCGCCTTGCAGTTCCTGATCAGCCAGGCCCTGAATCGAGTCAGTACGGCGACGCTCGTCAAGGTGGTGTCGGTGACGAATTCAGGCGGGCTGTCGCCGGTGGGTTTCGTCGATGTGCAGCCGCTCGTCAACCAGCTCGATGGGGCCGGCAATGCCGTGCCACATGGCGTCCTGCATCGCCTTCCTTACTTCCGCCTGCAGGGCGGAGCGGACGCCGTCATCCTGGACCCGAAGGCAGGCGATATCGGAATGGCGGCTTTCGCGAATCGGGACATCTCGCTAGTGAAGACTTCGAAGGCGCAGAACAACCCTGGTTCCTGGCGTTCGCACGACATGGCGGATGGACTGTATTTCGGTGGTCTGCTGAATGGGACGCCGGTCCAGTACGTGCAGTTCACGGCCGGCGGCATCAACGTGGTCTCACCCTCCAAGGTGACAGTCAGCGCGCCCGACATCGAATTGAACGCCAGCGCGCAATGCGCGTTGAACTCTCCCCGGATCGTGCTTAACGGCACGGTGCGGCAGGGCGGCGGATCCTTGGGCGGCACGTCCACCTGGCAAGGCGACATGAACACGCTGGGTACGCTGCGCAACAACGGCAAGGACGTGGGCAGTACCCACACGCATTCCGGCGTGCAGAGCGGGCCGGCAAATACAGGAGCGCCCAATTGA